A portion of the Haliaeetus albicilla chromosome 5, bHalAlb1.1, whole genome shotgun sequence genome contains these proteins:
- the TRIP11 gene encoding thyroid receptor-interacting protein 11 isoform X2, producing the protein MGVDKTYKVEDGVSADAMDDSKISEQKKNAQSLEGGKVEELQVVKDLEDEIRKLNHKLSSAKEENKILLKEQELAKVEKIQITQEYENLKSDFSMLQSSLAEQDALLKEQEKKLQSRTSLPEDVARLQQALLEAENEIARLSSLNQGRLEKELASAQRKNENILSAYTEDQNSELSQLRQDLERKQHELNESIAERETLVAELEELDKQNQEATQHMITLKEQLSKQHTETDSIIKQLKFDIDFERKKVSELEIEKMETIKELDSQKEKLNHCSYALNDLHISKQQLQDNIKDLQEQLRDAQDCNLHNKKEIGELQQRLKEREQELSVSLRKLTEKSNQESNYTCQDLILKEREVEIVRLQNDISENKQLNEDLEKSLSDLRIENGKLIAATEELKQELSDAISEKNKVYLEKDTVVEALKMEKRQLESELNQMEKRLLEQAHKYKQTIEELSNARSMDTTALQLEHERLVKLNQEKDFEIAELKRSIEQMEIDHQETKEMLTTSLGGQKQLTELIKEKEVFIEKFKNEAFQVKRELEEYMKVSKKQDVLKQNLEEKDRSLAVMKEENNHLKEEIERLKDQQTRSTPVVEPKTLDIIIELESEVTQLKVIKNNLEEEIEVHKKTIEDQNQITVQLQQSLQEQRKEIDESKFQCEQMNVTHERLSLEKDEEIKNLQKTIEQIKTQLHKERQIIQTDSSDLFQETKVQTLNGENGNEKHDLSKAEIERLVEGIKEREMEIKLLNEKNVSLSQQIDQLSKDEVGKLTRIIQEKDLEIQALNARVSSASYRQDVLCLQQQLQAYVMEREQVLAVLSEKTRENSQLKTEYRNIMDMVAAKEAALVRLQEENQKLCNRSENSSQDMSRETIQNLSRIIREKDIEIDALSQKCQTLLTVLQTSSTGTDNGSGGVNSNQFEELLQERDKLKQQVKKMDEWKQQVITTVQNMQHESAHLQEELHRLQAQISVESDSNSKLQVDYNGLIQSYEQNEKKLKSFSQELAQVQHSIGQLHNTKDLLLSKLDLVTPSVAMASTVSQLSGIQYSAPDVLSDESKLLQKELEQLKKKLQEKDSTIKTLQENNQRLSDSVATASEIERKSQEGTESEMRQIREKHDVLQKSLREKDILIKSKSDQLLSVSENLSNKENENELLKQAVTNLKERNLILEMDIRKLKEENEKIVARCREKETEFRALQETNMQFSMMLKEKEFESHSMTEKALAFEKLLKEKEQGKTGELNQLLNEVKSMQEKAVTFQQERDQVMVALKQKQMESSALQSEIQHLREKEQRLNQELERLRNHLLEMEDSYTREALAAEDREVKLRKKVLILEEKLVSSSTAVENASHQASLQVESLQEQLNLVSKQRDETVLQLTISQDQVKQYALSLANLQMVLEQFQQEEKAMYSAELEKHQKQSTEWRKKAESLEEKVVSLQESLGEANAALDAASRLTEQLDIKEEQIEELKKEGEIRREMLEDVQNKLMNLMNSTEGKVDKLLMRNLFVGHFHTPKNKRPEVLRLMGSILGIKKEELDQLLSEDQRGVTRWVTGWLGGGAGSKSVPSTPLRPTHQNIFNSSFSELFVKFLETESCPSLPPPKLSVHDMKTLGAAGTGKTSSTPSNSQTQDSAVSGMSRRPATNPFLAPRSAAVPLITPASSSGHLLMKPISDALPTFTPLPVSPDASAGAVLKDLLKQ; encoded by the exons tctAAAAGAGCAAGAATTGGCAAAAGTagaaaaaatccaaataacACAAGAATATGAAAATCTTAAATCTGACTTTAGTATGCTTCAGAGTTCTCTTGCAGAGCAAGATGCTCTCCTGAAAGAACAGGAGAAGAAGCTCCAGTCAAGGACATCACTACCAGAAGATGTTGCCAGACTACAGCAAGCACTGTTAG aagcagaaaatgaaatagcaaGACTTTCAAGTTTAAATCAG gGGAGACTTGAGAAGGAACTGGCAAGTGCACAACGTAAAAATGAGAATATTCTTTCTGCGTATACTGAGGATCAGAATTCAGAATTAAGTCAATTAAGACAAGACTTGGAGAGGAAACAACATGAATTAAATGAAagtattgctgaaagagaaacattaGTAGCAGAGTTGGAAGAACTAGACAAGCAGAATCAAGAAGCTACTCAG CATATGATTACACTGAAAGAGCAGCTGTCAAAACAACATACAGAAACTGATAGTATCATCAAACAGCTGAAATTTGACAtagattttgaaagaaagaaagtatcAGAATTAGAAATTGAGAAGATGGAAACTATTAAGGAGTTAGATagtcagaaagaaaaactaaaccATTGTTCATATGCACTTAATGATTTGCATATAAGTAAGCAGCAGCTTCAAGATAATATTAAAGATCTTCAGGAACAATTAAGGGATGCCCAGGACTGTAATTTgcataataaaaaagaaattggagaATTGCAGCAGAGACTAAAAGAAAGAGAGCAGGAACTTTCTGTATCCTTGAGAAAGTTAACAGAAAAAAGTAATCAGGAATCTAACTACACTTGTCAAGATCTGattctgaaagaaagagaagtagAAATTGTGAGACTACAGaatgacatttcagaaaataaacaactaAATGAAGACTTAGAGAAATCTCTGTCTGATCTTAGAATAGAAAATGGAAAGCTGATAGCAGCCACTGAAGAACTAAAACAGGAGTTAAGTGATGccatttctgagaaaaataaagtttactTGGAAAAAGACACTGTTGTGGAggctttgaaaatggaaaaaagacagTTAGAGAGCGAATTAAACCAGATGGAAAAGAGGCTTTTGGAACAGGCACATAAGTATAAGCAAACTATTGAGGAATTATCAAATGCACGTAGTATGGATACCACTGCATTGCAGCTTGAACATGAGCGCCTAGTTAAACTCAATCAAGAGAAAGACTTTGAGATTGCTGAACTTAAAAGGAGCATTGAGCAGATGGAAATTGACCatcaagaaacaaaagagaTGTTGACTACTAGCTTAGGAGGACAAAAGCAGTTGACAGAactcataaaagaaaaagaggtatttattgaaaaatttaaaaatgaagcatttcagGTGAAGCGGGAACTTGAAGAATATATGAAAGTTTCAAAAAAGCAGGATGTCTTAAAACAGAACTTGGAGGAAAAAGACAGAAGTCTTGCAGtcatgaaggaagaaaataatcatttgaaagaagaaattgaaCGCCTTAAGGATCAGCAGACTAGATCTACACCTGTGGTTGAGCCTAAAACTCTAGATATTATTATTGAACTTGAAAGTGAGGTAACGCAGTTAAAGGTGATAAAGAATAATCttgaagaagaaatagaagTTCACAAAAAAACAATAGAAGATCAGAATCAAATAACAGTGCAACTTCAGCAGTCTTTGCAggagcaaagaaaggaaatagaTGAGTCTAAATTTCAATGTGAGCAAATGAATGTCACTCATGAAAGactttctttggaaaaagatgaggaaattaaaaatttacagaaaacaatTGAACAAATTAAAACTCAATTGCACAAAGAGAGACAGATTATTCAGACTGATTCCTCTGATCTTTTTCAGGAAACCAAAGTTCAGACTCTTAatggagaaaatggaaatgaaaaacatgacTTATCTAAAGCTGAAATTGAAAGACTGGTAGAAGGTATCAAAGAAAGGGAGATGGAGATCAAGCTTCTAAATGAAAAGAATGTTTCTCTAAGTCAGCAAATTGATCAGTTGTCTAAGGATGAAGTTGGCAAACTTACTCGGATCATTCAAGAGAAGGATTTAGAAATACAAGCTCTCAATGCTAGAGTCTCCTCAGCTTCCTATAGGCAGGATGTTCTttgtcttcagcagcagcttcaaGCTTATGTTATGGAAAGAGAACAAGTATTAGCAGTTCTAAgtgaaaagacaagagaaaacaGTCAGTTAAAAACAGAGTATCGTAATATCATGGATATGGTTGCTGCTAAAGAAGCAGCTTTGGTAAGGTTGCAAGAGGAAAATCAGAAGTTATGTAATAGATCTGAAAACAGCAGTCAAGATATGTCTAGAGAAACTATTCAGAATTTATCCCGTATCATTCGAGAAAAAGATATTGAAATAGATGCTCTAAGTCAAAAATGTCAAACCTTATTGACTGTCTTGCAGACATCCAGTACAGGTACTGATAATGGGTCAGGAGGTGTTAACAGTAACCAGTTTGAGGAACTTCTACAAGAACGTGATAAACTGAAACAGCAAGTAAAGAAGATGGATGAGTGGAAGCAACAAGTAATAACCACAGTTCAGAACATGCAGCATGAGTCAGCTCACCTCCAAGAAGAGTTACACAGGCTTCAAGCACAAATTTCAGTTGAAAGCGATAGTAATTCAAAGTTGCAGGTAGATTATAATGGCTTGATTCAGAGTTATgaacagaatgagaaaaagctgaaaagttttAGTCAGGAATTAGCACAAGTTCAACACAGCATAGGACAGCTTCATAACACCAAGGATCTTCTCCTGAGTAAACTTGATTTGGTAACACCATCTGTGGCAATGGCTTCCACTGTTTCACAGCTTTCAGGCATTCAGTACAGTGCTCCTGATGTACTCAGCGATGAGTCTAAACTCCTTCAAAAGGAGTtggaacaactgaaaaaaaagttgcaagaAAAAGATTCAACTATTAAGACTCTTCAGGAAAACAATCAACGATTATCTGATTCTGTGGCTACAGCATCAGAGATTGAAAGAAAGAGTCAAGAAGGGACTGAGTCAGAGATGAGGCAAATCAGAGAAAAACATGATGTCTTACAGAAATCACTTAGGGAAAAAGACATATTAATTAAATCTAAAAGTGATCAGTTACTTTCTGTGAGTGAAAATCTTagtaacaaagaaaatgaaaatgagctTTTGAAGCAAGCTGTGACTAAtcttaaagaaagaaacttaATTTTAGAAATGGATATTCgaaaactgaaagaagaaaatgaaaaaatagttGCAAGgtgtagggaaaaagaaactgaattccGAGCACTTCAGGAGACTAATATGCAATTTTCAATGATGCTGAAAGAGAAGGAGTTTGAGTCGCACTCAATGACGGAAAAAGCTCTTGCTTTTGAGAAgctcttgaaagaaaaagaacag GGCAAGACAGGAGAATTGAATCAACTGTTAAATGAAGTTAAATCAATGCAGGAAAAGGCAGTTACTTTTCAGCAAGAGAGAGACCAAGTCATGGTAGCACTCAAACAGAAGCAAATGGAGAGCAGTGCCCTGCAGAGTGAG ATACAGCATTTGCGTGAGAAAGAGCAGCGCCTAAATCAGGAACTGGAGAGGTTACGTAATCACCTTTTAGAAATGGAAGACTCCTACACGCGAGAAGCTTTAGCTGCAGAAGACAGAGAGGTCAAGCTAAGAAAGAAAGTTTtgattttggaagaaaaactcGTGTCTTCATCTACTGCAGTGGAGAATGCCAG TCATCAAGCTAGTCTGCAAGTTGAATCTTTGCAAGAGCAATTAAACCTGGTTTCCAAGCAGAGAGATGAAACAGTGCTACAGCTCACCATCTCCCAGGACCAAGTGAAGCAGTATGCGTTGTCACTGGCCAACCTGCAGATGGTGCTAGAGCAATTCCAACAGG aagaaaaagctaTGTATTCAGCAGAGCTAGAGAAACACCAAAAACAGAGCAcagaatggaggaaaaaagcagaaagcttaGAAGAAAAAGTTGTATCGCTGCAG GAAAGTTTAGGAGAGGCAAATGCTGCACTGGATGCAGCATCAAGGCTTACTGAGCAGCTTGACATCAAAGAGGAGCAGATTGAAGAGCTTAAGAAAGAag GTGAGATCAGAAGAGAAATGTTAGAAGATGTACAAAATAAACTAATGAATCTTATGAACAGCACAGAGGGAAAAGTGGACAA GCTCCTAATGAGAAATCTCTTTGTTGGACATTTTCATACTCCAAAAAATAAACGTCCTGAAGTGTTAAGGTTAATGGGAAGTAtcttgggaataaaaaaagaagaacttGATCAG TTATTATCTGAAGACCAAAGAGGAGTTACGAGATGGGTGACTGGCTGGCTTGGTGGAGGAGCTGGGTCAAAGAGTGTCCCTAGTACACCTTTGAGGCCAACTCAtcagaacatttttaatagt tctttttcagaattgtttGTGAAATTCCTCGAAACAGAATCTTGTCCAAGCCTTCCTCCACCCAAGCTCTCTGTTCATGATATGAAAACTTTAGGAGCAGCAGGAACTGGTAAAACTAGCAGTACTCCATCCAACAGTCAAACGCAAG ATTCTGCAGTCTCAGGAATGAGCAGAAGACCAGCTACAAATCCATTTTTAGCACCTCGATCTGCAGCAGTGCCTCTCATAACACCTGCTAGTAGTTCTGGACATCTGCTTATGAAACCTATTTCTGATGCGTTGCCTACGTTTACACCACTGCCAGTGTCCCCTGATGCCAGTGCTGGTGCTGTACTAAAAGACCTCCTAAAACAATAG